A single genomic interval of bacterium harbors:
- a CDS encoding sulfatase — protein sequence MRRRFSLAGMLLLLVGAGAAAVWWSRRLPDVVVVVVDTLRADRLGAYGNPRGLTPYLDALATDGGRFARAWSASSWTNPAVASLFTSRYPTEHGVGRYDSRLPAEEVTLAERLGEAGYIRLGFTANLRLTEELGFAQGFQAWFPYVGDGDKPRVGRLVHDALALIDELKIARGPFWRRWVRPPLFLYLQFMEPHGPYLPPEPWRSRFGTPPPPGATDRSVNDDMIDPSRWSQIDEAALALLESLYDGEVAALDAGLLPLFTGLRERGFLRDGIVVVTADHGEEFREHGFLGHGTSLYDEQLRIPLLMQVPRGRAGVVVEEPVSLVDVAPTLLDLLGLAPEPRFEGRSLAPALYGHGVGRRDLLAELLPNSPKGDMGRHDAALVRWPAKILLDRRRPDGSQPVELYDLANDPGEHHDDPATLRPERNALLAAMQAWRMALGTRMSLHEQGTVTPEMQERLRALGYAH from the coding sequence GTGCGGCGACGCTTCTCGCTCGCGGGCATGCTCCTGCTCCTCGTCGGCGCGGGTGCAGCGGCCGTGTGGTGGTCGCGCCGTCTGCCCGACGTCGTCGTCGTCGTCGTCGACACGCTGCGCGCGGACCGGCTCGGTGCGTACGGCAATCCGCGCGGCCTGACGCCGTACCTCGACGCGCTCGCGACCGACGGAGGCCGCTTCGCGCGTGCGTGGTCCGCGTCCTCCTGGACGAATCCGGCGGTGGCGAGCCTCTTCACGAGCCGGTACCCGACCGAGCACGGCGTCGGACGCTACGACTCGCGCCTGCCGGCCGAGGAGGTGACGCTGGCGGAGCGGCTCGGCGAAGCGGGGTATATCCGGCTTGGCTTCACCGCGAATCTGCGCCTCACGGAGGAACTGGGATTCGCGCAGGGCTTCCAGGCCTGGTTCCCGTACGTCGGCGACGGTGACAAGCCGCGCGTCGGCCGCCTGGTGCACGACGCTCTCGCCCTAATCGACGAGCTCAAGATCGCCCGGGGGCCGTTCTGGCGACGCTGGGTGCGGCCGCCCCTGTTCCTCTACCTGCAGTTCATGGAGCCGCACGGGCCGTACCTGCCGCCGGAGCCCTGGCGCAGCCGCTTCGGCACTCCGCCGCCGCCCGGCGCCACGGACCGCAGCGTCAACGACGACATGATCGACCCGTCCCGCTGGTCGCAGATCGACGAGGCTGCTCTCGCGCTCCTGGAGTCCCTGTACGACGGGGAGGTTGCGGCGCTCGATGCCGGGCTCCTGCCGCTCTTCACGGGTCTGCGGGAGCGCGGATTCCTGCGCGACGGCATAGTCGTCGTCACGGCGGACCACGGTGAGGAGTTCCGTGAGCACGGCTTCCTCGGGCACGGGACGAGTCTCTACGATGAGCAGCTGCGCATCCCGCTCCTGATGCAGGTGCCGCGCGGCCGCGCGGGTGTCGTCGTCGAGGAGCCGGTCTCGCTTGTCGACGTGGCGCCGACCCTGCTCGATCTCCTCGGTCTCGCGCCCGAGCCTCGGTTCGAGGGGCGCTCGCTCGCGCCGGCGCTTTACGGCCACGGGGTCGGGCGTCGTGACCTGCTCGCGGAGCTGCTGCCGAACAGCCCGAAGGGCGACATGGGTCGCCACGACGCGGCGCTTGTCCGCTGGCCGGCGAAGATCCTCCTCGACCGACGGCGCCCGGACGGCAGCCAGCCGGTAGAGCTCTACGATCTGGCCAACGACCCCGGCGAGCACCACGACGATCCGGCGACGCTGCGGCCCGAGCGCAACGCACTGCTAGCCGCGATGCAGGCGTGGCGGATGGCGTTGGGAACGCGCATGTCCTTGCACGAGCAGGGCACGGTCACGCCCGAGATGCAGGAGCGGCTGCGCGCGCTCGGCTACGCGCACTGA
- the rfbD gene encoding dTDP-4-dehydrorhamnose reductase, which yields MNVTGLSHDDLDIGNAEGARAKLAALRPDVVVNTAAFHNVPKCETEVAQAYALNAAAPGTLAAICDELGARLVHVSTDYVFDGAKQTPYVETDRPVPLNVYGISKLAGEYAVLARGGRHQVVRSSGLYGVRPCRAKGGNFIDTMYRLAGQQPVVKVVNDEILTPTFTADLAAQIRVLALEGEPGLYHATSGGSCSWYEFARAIFELGAFTTPLEPTTVTAFAAPVKRPFYSVLENAVAARQGLDRMRPWREALADYMTRRAAA from the coding sequence TTGAACGTCACCGGCCTGTCCCACGACGACCTCGACATCGGCAACGCCGAGGGCGCGCGCGCGAAGCTCGCCGCGCTCCGGCCCGACGTCGTCGTCAACACGGCCGCCTTCCACAACGTGCCGAAGTGCGAGACCGAGGTCGCGCAGGCCTACGCGCTGAACGCCGCCGCGCCGGGCACGCTCGCCGCGATCTGCGACGAGCTCGGCGCGCGCCTCGTCCACGTCAGCACCGACTACGTCTTCGACGGCGCCAAGCAGACGCCCTACGTCGAGACGGATCGCCCGGTGCCGCTGAACGTCTACGGCATCTCGAAGCTCGCCGGCGAGTACGCCGTGCTCGCGCGCGGCGGGCGCCATCAGGTCGTGCGCTCGTCGGGCCTCTACGGCGTGCGACCGTGCCGCGCCAAGGGCGGCAACTTCATCGACACGATGTACCGCCTGGCCGGCCAGCAGCCGGTCGTGAAGGTCGTCAACGACGAGATCCTCACGCCGACGTTCACGGCCGACCTCGCCGCGCAGATCCGCGTGCTTGCCCTCGAGGGCGAGCCGGGGCTCTACCATGCGACCAGCGGCGGCAGTTGCTCCTGGTACGAGTTCGCGCGCGCCATCTTCGAGCTGGGTGCCTTCACGACGCCGCTCGAGCCGACGACGGTGACGGCGTTCGCCGCGCCGGTGAAGCGCCCGTTCTACTCGGTGCTGGAGAACGCCGTGGCGGCCCGCCAGGGCCTCGATCGCATGCGGCCCTGGCGCGAGGCGCTCGCCGACTACATGACGCGGCGCGCTGCCGCCTGA